A stretch of the Phaeodactylum tricornutum CCAP 1055/1 chromosome 15, whole genome shotgun sequence genome encodes the following:
- a CDS encoding predicted protein, which yields MVLIMNAQNPSKNKPTRKAVQPSRGSYSKLAYCFLGACMVGAMVLNMSHLRNVQESSHPQSALPRRNAKVVLRRESVKKTVASLKKVVAPQSPALSDRKPSQSFIPIAPRPTDPAKNLLQAGDYIYYQDPAIPRWDAAPIVVESHKLLFFTTPKVGCTVWKQLFRRMMGAKDWKSQDAQSLLPHNPEVNGLKYLYDYPLEEADRMMTSPKWTRAVMVRDPKQRFLSAFLDKAVSNRHQHIQHRCCPDQACIADAQTLAGFLRLCERCDDEHWRAQNARLDSKFWPYMDFVGHVENSAADAQALLTRVGAWDEFGASGWGTDGTSAIFQSKGSGGAGTHATWSQWKVWQWYTPEIEQQVEDFFRADFENPLFNFTRGECLTCLSDEDKAKLAAEQKK from the coding sequence ATGGTGTTGATCATGAACGCGCAGAATCCCAGCAAGAACAAACCGACGAGGAAAGCTGTGCAGCCATCGCGAGGTAGTTACAGTAAGCTGGCTTATTGTTTTTTGGGCGCGTGCATGGTCGGGGCTATGGTCCTAAATATGTCCCACCTGCGGAACGTGCAGGAATCCTCGCATCCTCAATCCGCACTACCACGACGAAACGCTAAAGTGGTTCTGAGGAGAGAGTCCGTAAAGAAAACTGTCGCTTCCTTGAAAAAGGTTGTGGCTCCTCAGAGTCCGGCCCTGTCCGATAGGAAACCGTCGCAATCGTTTATTCCCATTGCACCTCGACCAACGGATCCTGCCAAAAATCTCCTCCAGGCTGGGGACTACATTTACTACCAGGACCCCGCTATACCTCGTTGGGATGCGGCACCGATTGTGGTTGAAAGCCATAAGTTGCTTTTTTTCACCACGCCCAAAGTCGGATGCACGGTTTGGAAACAGCTTTTCCGTCGTATGATGGGCGCAAAAGACTGGAAAAGTCAGGACGCACAATCGCTCCTTCCACATAATCCGGAAGTCAACGGTCTCAAATACCTTTACGACTACCccttggaagaagccgaccGCATGATGACCTCGCCTAAATGGACTCGGGCAGTCATGGTTCGTGATCCCAAGCAGCGATTTCTGTCGGCcttcttggacaaggccgtCAGCAACCGCCACCAACACATTCAGCACCGCTGTTGCCCGGACCAGGCGTGCATAGCAGACGCCCAGACATTAGCAGGGTTTCTCCGGCTGTGTGAGCGTTGCGACGATGAGCATTGGCGAGCGCAGAATGCCCGCCTTGATTCCAAATTTTGGCCATATATGGACTTTGTTGGCCACGTAGAAAACTCGGCGGCCGACGCGCAGGCATTGCTGACTCGCGTTGGCGCTTGGGACGAATTTGGCGCCTCGGGGTGGGGAACCGACGGCACCAGTGCAATTTTTCAGTCCAAAGGATCCGGCGGTGCGGGTACACACGCAACCTGGTCTCAATGGAAGGTGTGGCAATGGTATACCCCGGAAATCGAGCAACAAGTGGAGGATTTCTTCCGTGCCGATTTCGAAAATCCTTTGTTCAATTTTACTCGAGGTGAATGTTTGACCTGTCTCTCCGATGAAGATAAAGCCAAACTTGCGGCTGAACAAAAGAAGTAG
- a CDS encoding predicted protein, which translates to MSSPQSARRTRRVKASSTLADMIVPDAGTSPDTTSSTTDTNELSQQEDSQQLKSLARKLQQTKRQLLLKSVEQPHDSIGQLRKLMLDLTMDSMDFDHVDRSPFGSLAGSIRRNRSVSDSSSE; encoded by the coding sequence ATGTCCTCCCCCCAGTCAGCACGTCGAACTCGCCGCGTCAAGGCCTCGTCTACCCTCGCTGATATGATCGTGCCGGATGCTGGAACGTCACCGGATACCACCAGCTCCACGACTGATACGAACGAACTTTCGCAACAAGAGGATTCGCAGCAGCTCAAGTCGCTGGCACGCAAGCTCCAGCAAACCAAGCGACAGCTATTGCTTAAGTCTGTCGAGCAACCACACGACTCTATTGGCCAACTGCGCAAGCTCATGCTGGATTTGACGATGGATTCCATGGACTTCGACCATGTGGACAGATCCCCCTTCGGTTCCCTTGCTGGATCTATTCGACGGAACAGGTCCGTCAGTGATTCGTCCTCCGAATAA
- a CDS encoding predicted protein — protein MWRVSQRYLLLLTLLAACLCCVNLVLTVWRSDSVRGAFGHESFLSSPADAISFTAIQPQPVDDLLVQQGDRIYLRGDWDGAPIVLEEYKLIFFTTAKVGCTVWKQLFRRMMKISDWNVHNTARLIPWNPELNGLKYLYDYNRTVASYMMIANDWTRAIFVRDPKERFLSAYLDKVVDNKDFFRKQCCLFTGACVAPARESLQGFFDAVQTCEDAHWKPQHRRMESKYWRYVNFVGHMETTSQDAEHLLKMIGAWKLYGQSGWGRSGNLSIFKTSAGGAGREHATNAKERFAAFYTPSLERQVELYYSGDYANSVMNLTTKRFLI, from the coding sequence ATGTGGCGGGTCAGTCAACGatatttgctgttgttgactTTGCTCGCGGCATGTTTGTGCTGCGTGAatcttgtattgactgtTTGGAGAAGTGATTCTGTGAGGGGAGCGTTTGGCCACGAGTCTTTCTTGTCGTCCCCGGCCGACGCTATTTCGTTCACCGCGATACAGCCACAGCCAGTCGATGACCTGCTCGTGCAACAGGGCGACCGTATTTATCTGCGAGGAGACTGGGACGGCGCTCCAATCGTACTTGAAGAGTATAAGCTTATTTTCTTTACAACGGCGAAGGTTGGTTGTACCGTGTGGAAGCAGCTGTTTCGTCGGATGATGAAAATTTCTGACTGGAATGTGCATAATACAGCACGTCTTATCCCTTGGAATCCGGAGTTGAATGGACTCAAATATCTGTATGATTACAATCGCACCGTAGCATCGTATATGATGATAGCCAACGACTGGACCCGTGCCATTTTTGTACGAGACCCAAAGGAACGCTTCTTATCGGCATATCTCGACAAAGTCGTGGACAACAAAGATTTTTTCAGAAAGCAATGTTGCTTGTTCACGGGTGCTTGCGTGGCACCTGCTAGAGAATCACTGCAAGGATTTTTTGATGCGGTGCAAACCTGTGAGGATGCTCACTGGAAGCCGCAACACCGACGGATGGAGTCAAAATACTGGCGCTACGTCAATTTCGTGGGGCATATGGAGACAACATCACAAGATGCTGAACATCTGTTGAAGATGATTGGCGCCTGGAAGCTATATGGCCAAAGTGGCTGGGGCCGCTCCGGAAATCTGTCGATTTTCAAAACTTCTGCAGGTGGTGCAGGAAGGGAACACGCCACCAATGCCAAAGAACGCTTTGCTGCGTTTTATACGCCTTCGCTCGAGCGTCAAGTGGAACTATACTACTCCGGCGACTATGCAAACTCAGTCATGAATCTAACTACAAAACGATTCTTGATTTGA
- a CDS encoding predicted protein: MSNADRRSSARGGSSPSRYVPPGLDASAEDSRKHIMETDDYHNQPPKSQRLTGKISTLFRREVSGSASRRVPQVPVSVPPTTIPPTAAVVAAKSNNAPEEVDPRLGALSGSSRASTRVFYSSNGDDDSEDSYVSRASRHSAQLNDSARSASVCSTSTYTSLPDDVKTILRYRGFSTSIESLFLDESLVCASMGCFGLVLSNRTEYLLQLRNERRGTTSPRNKSDEFPRTHLSKTPSRAIAWGLVVTVLAMFATSVVLGFGAGHSLAAEYAKGYDYVKINKGVYATDDAVVTDDEFADGNNATIEWDDYLAQNDGYYNNRNQNYNNRNYYTNDDGNPNEENGGNDGYNYYGGDDTAISGDDSYGNRARRVQVEVNAVPRSQNGIFKLRDAQNFWNPVVKFVKAEWNRPDEALVPSRVRRNEESESSTENNEEYEETKRGRDLASDIRIGLFISFLLFLGTLGRRRRIRTRFYLTRARAQEDHLLYASSKADAAHKVAFEDTREDQYEVGCTHGLCGCYPADEIVTDVQDDEEVEVTDTGIFRRKKKPHHQDVVSRAFSCLMSICCGFACQCWCQALSVCALAQEAREIRLLVPSRYQRVDFITHQPFHEYQKAVQDLRIGYMAAARTKSANPMLHWVALSTLSRYIMLSFVVATTFIVGTLLLNPRVAFSWEDIVLLAATFLQSFLVLFVVHWIFHKSDLSLDAVIKLFAAGFCVAVPAAFVFEGLLVNCILLGVWSVYEMFALVFGADFEDWVFEYRLFFWIFGEFCNAYMVAAVLEELCKYYAFRAVEHPDLIFLTGLDRSEQDETTTNGGAVAYPFAAHKVQELNREGLFEEFHASPSREKQQNQRSNLGDLIHPEAEFENAHKDFRTHRQKAMAITIGMISVAVGLACAENFIYVFVLGGGPGSGNADEATGDIFQEWIVLFFRSIFPIHALGAALQSINMIRKFVEGEKDDGHRIGVGRIVLPAIILHGSFDAILMGINVFIETAWDNYLDENEGNAGGGDPYNKFVVNLVAWIGISGVMLLGVLWYFVNYRSQRLRLIELEEKMKARLKEPNWVPATANTEIV; the protein is encoded by the coding sequence ATGTCCAATGCAGACCGACGTTCTAGTGCTCGTGGGGGTTCTTCGCCCAGCAGATATGTCCCACCGGGCCTCGACGCTTCCGCTGAAGATAGCCGCAAGCACATTATGGAGACGGACGATTATCATAACCAACCGCCCAAATCGCAACGTTTGACGGGAAAAATATCGACCCTCTTTCGTCGGGAAGTGTCCGGATCGGCGTCCCGTAGAGTACCTCAGGTACCCGTGTCGGTGCCTCCCACCACCATTCCCCCGACAGCCGCTGTCGTCGCGGCGAAATCCAACAATGCTCCGGAAGAGGTTGACCCACGATTGGGTGCTTTGTCCGGATCGAGTCGCGCATCCACTCGAGTCTTTTACAGTTCCAACGGAGACGACGATTCGGAAGATTCCTACGTTTCGCGGGCCTCCCGCCATTCGGCGCAGCTCAACGACAGCGCCCGCAGCGCCAGTGTCTGTTCCACCAGCACTTACACAAGCTTACCCGATGACGTCAAGACTATTCTGCGTTACCGCGGATTTTCCACCTCGATTGAATCGCTCTTTCTGGACGAGTCTCTCGTGTGTGCCAGTATGGGCTGTTTCGGTCTGGTTTTGTCCAACCGTACCGAGTACCTACTCCAGCTCCGTAACGAACGCCGGGGGACGACGAGTCCGCGCAACAAAAGCGATGAGTTCCCCCGGACacacctttccaaaactcccTCCCGTGCGATTGCTTGGGGCCTCGTTGTCACCGTATTAGCCATGTTCGCCACCTCGGTCGTTCTGGGATTCGGGGCCGGCCACAGTCTCGCAGCGGAGTACGCCAAAGGATACGACTACGTCAAGATAAACAAGGGTGTCTACGCGACCGATGATGCCGTCGTTACGGACGACGAATTCGCCGACGGTAACAATGCCACCATTGAGTGGGACGATTACTTGGCCCAAAATGACGGGTACTACAACAACCGCAACCAGAATTACAACAATCGCAACTACTacaccaacgacgacggtaaTCCCAACGAGGAAAACGGAGGAAACGATGGTTACAACTACtacggcggcgacgacacCGCGATCAGCGGTGATGATAGCTACGGGAATCGAGCGAGGCGAGTGCAAGTCGAAGTAAATGCGGTACCACGCTCCCAGAACGGAATATTCAAACTTCGCGACGCCCAGAACTTTTGGAATCCGGTGGTAAAGTTCGTGAAAGCCGAGTGGAATCGACCGGACGAAGCGCTCGTTCCGTCTCGCGTCCGTCGCAATGAAGAGAGTGAATCTTCCACCGAAAACAATGAAGAATACGAGGAAACCAAACGCGGACGGGACCTGGCCTCCGACATTCGCATTGGACTgttcatttcctttttgctcTTTCTGGGAACTTTGGGACGTCGCCGACGCATTCGTACCCGATTTTACCTGACTCGAGCCCGGGCCCAGGAAGATCACCTACTCTATGcttcctccaaagcggaTGCCGCCCACAAGGTGGCTTTTGAAGACACCCGAGAGGATCAGTACGAGGTAGGCTGTACTCATGGCCTCTGTGGTTGCTACCCCGCCGACGAAATAGTGACTGATGTCCaggacgatgaagaagtgGAAGTAACCGACACGGGCATTTTCCgacggaaaaagaagccGCACCATCAGGATGTCGTTTCCCGGGCCTTTAGCTGTCTAATGTCCATTTGCTGCGGATTTGCCTGTCAATGTTGGTGTCAGGCGTTGTCTGTTTGCGCCTTGGCCCAGGAAGCCCGTGAAATACGTCTGTTGGTGCCGTCTCGATACCAACGGGTAGACTTCATCACGCACCAACCCTTCCACGAATACCAAAAAGCGGTGCAAGATTTGCGGATAGGATATATGGCCGCTGCGCGGACCAAATCGGCAAATCCCATGTTGCATTGGGTAGCCCTGAGTACGCTTAGTCGATATATCATGCTGTCGTTTGTAGTGGCAACGACCTTCATCGTCGGTACACTACTGCTCAACCCCAGGGTTGCATTTTCGTGGGAAGATATTGTTCTATTGGCGGCAACGTTTCTCCAAAGTTTCTTGGTTCTGTTCGTGGTACACTGGATTTTCCATAAGAGTGATTTGAGTCTGGATGCCGTTATTAAATTATTTGCCGCTGGCTTTTGCGTGGCGGTCCCCGCCGCCTTTGTCTTTGAGGGACTGTTGGTCAATTGCATCCTATTGGGCGTCTGGAGCGTGTACGAAATGTTTGCACTCGTTTTTGGTGCAGACTTTGAGGATTGGGTGTTTGAGTACCGTCtattcttttggatttttggCGAATTCTGTAACGCATACATGGTGGCCGCCGTCCTAGAGGAGCTATGCAAGTATTACGCCTTTCGAGCAGTTGAGCATCCCGATTTGATTTTTCTAACTGGATTGGACCGCTCTGAGCAGGATGAAACAACCACCAATGGTGGGGCGGTCGCGTATCCCTTTGCAGCTCACAAAGTGCAAGAACTCAATCGGGAAGGCTTGTTTGAAGAATTTCATGCCAGCCCTTCACGAGAAAAGCAACAGAATCAGCGATCCAATTTGGGTGATCTCATTCATCCAGAAGCAGAATTTGAGAACGCCCATAAAGACTTTCGCACGCACCGTCAAAAAGCCATGGCCATCACAATTGGAATGATTAGCGTGGCCGTTGGTCTGGCTTGTGCGGAAAACTTCATATACGTGTTTGTACTCGGAGGAGGGCCGGGCAGCGGCAATGCCGACGAGGCCACCGGTGACATTTTTCAAGAGTGGATTGTGTTATTCTTTCGTTCCATCTTCCCGATCCACGCGTTGGGTGCCGCCTTACAAAGCATCAATATGATCCGAAAATTTGTGGAGGGTGAGAAAGATGATGGTCATCGGATTGGAGTGGGTCGCATAGTACTCCCCGCCATCATTCTACACGGAAGTTTCGATGCAATTTTGATGGGAATCAATGTGTTCATTGAGACGGCATGGGACAACTATCTGGATGAGAACGAGGGTAatgctggtggtggcgatCCTTACAACAAATTTGTAGTCAACCTCGTTGCTTGGATCGGTATCAGCGGAGTGATGCTTCTAGGAGTGTTGTGGTACTTCGTCAACTATCGGTCCCAGCGATTACGGCTGATTGAGCTAGAAGAAAAGATGAAAGCCAGACTAAAGGAGCCTAATTGGGTTCCAGCCACAGCCAACACGGAAATTGTATGA
- a CDS encoding predicted protein codes for MSLRRRLTKPGRESLKGWEGWGSAPHSDLLDTAREPLSQKGPVYYRTSLPCRLVALLGAGGSPFLRLHVPARLVSLLRTQKTVQEPAYQSPFASLCSPPTKTGTHTLVVRDWTSDNTRMPVRPKRSLAKYFHGGDPSDVVECPGYRAANNGNQHRSVHNATMEALVRGSPVADTANGGGVLVPSVQPQLSAVRHSNGCLHCHTEDTSENNVQVRCDECGAYICDECHWCHEYQANHEIRVCDRCDGFYCKGCDEMDQCEDCGEVVCASCSTLLSCKFCGGGLCEECATACGRRDAKFAVECDTCRLSYCLVCLASGVKDPCVRCGHRPSKRMEQLVHLRLKSIYKAFKQNSGSNGLEVRAPHTATKTYARLRENDEPCDNPDSLLQAAASVVAAKHPELLTAPEDVESQLVRLDLEQEKADAAAAALLAELEEEEHAEQVKKNKKKKRKGRNGNKKSEEEVDKKLPAKEDLLPQPSSPEPVSVATDLHVVATSPSIPNSPDPPKASAVDSMQQKLCDLVMNEDMKGLEDLMASLKGVPGQAALRKNAKKALKRLQTPEVDAHIIEAREITTATLTTPLDEATVPDGAATPPPPTSDLLHVISYTHNKLPTQPSNVSHRARNASATPKTECVLHMASSIVGWVIGKGGQRIRDLMEESGARVWIDQENLGKMDPRIVYVSGHRKNVDSAVYLLQKLVAQTPTDPSASNQNTLLGLKSDSSLDPGIVPSRPSDSHEGTTSVRVQTYGVHADRASDTTGKGNHILTCDKRFVPLLIGRRGWTIKNIQDSSGARVDIDQNVAPPRITISGAEEQVSIAVEMVRDVLSYPHSQLQGRAGRDECDHAADHERNTPGVELQMRLYFHRMNRNSPPSSLIMPDDVQSTISASSSLSLTPEPSTASSNRTNLHVPSGPMLPPAYNAGLYTSGVNARSTSFQPGFNASNGPLFTGHSPSMILPAEQLFRVQSGQYAEFQQSTRDIGGASLFPDQNIGFAAPANVQPPNYLQSQSSSPFESNPLGSYGNIPSNQQQAGLFPLSQPVFSSRNERIIGQSTAVDALRSNSLDPKESASMWEQLGGAAVSQPAVASGGSAGFHLDAAVEFLQNSNLGPHYSPISSDADQNIGQSTGGSVNPQRFGPSARGKRTPAHGKAESQMVDSFFGPNKQDIRDNRVLNGLSGLSVADKDVSTGLWGVPIQALPSLGEVEGATINKSSALYAAIQPNLANKKEQRPEHSRFNWGP; via the exons ATGTCGTTGCGTCGTCGTCTGACCAAGCCCGGTCGTGAAAGCCTGAAGGGGTGGGAAGGTTGGGGTTCCGCTCCGCACAGCGACCTCCTCGATACAGCACGAGAGCCTCTTTCCCAAAAAGGGCCTGTTTACTATCGTACCTCGCTACCGTGTCGACTAGTCGCTCTACTTGGCGCTGGTGGGTCTCCCTTCTTACGTTTACACGTCCCGGCACG CTTGGTGTCCCTTTTGAGGACTCAAAAGACCGTTCAGGAACCTGCCTACCAATCCCCATTCGCGTCACTCTGT AGTCCACCGACGAAGACAGGGACACACACGTTGGTTGTTAGAGACTGGACGTCCGACAATACTCG TATGCCTGTTCGACCCAAACGCTCGTTGGCCAAGTACTTTCACGGTGGGGATCCTTCGGATGTCGTCGAATGCCCAGGCTACCGTGCCGCCAACAACGGCAATCAACACCGTAGCGTACACAACGCAACCATGGAGGCACTCGTACGTGGTTCCCCCGTCGCCGACACTGCCAATGGCGGGGGCGTGCTCGTACCGTCGGTGCAACCGCAGCTCTCGGCTGTACGGCATAGCAACGGTTGTTTGCACTGCCACACGGAAGACACCTCCGAAAACAACGTGCAAGTCCGCTGCGACGAATGCGGCGCCTATATTTGCGACGAATGTCACTGGTGTCACGAATATCAGGCCAATCACGAGATTCGAGTTTGCGATCGATGTGACGGCTTTTACTGCAAGGGCTGCGACGAAATGGATCAGTGCGAAGATTGCGGCGAAGTTGTATGTGCAAGCTGTAGTACTCTCCTCAGttgcaaattttgtggtggaGGGCTTTGTGAAGAATGCGCGACGGCCTGTGGACG CCGGGACGCCAAGTTTGCGGTAGAGTGCGATACTTGTCGACTGAGTTACTGCCTGGTATGCTTGGCTAGTGGGGTCAAGGATCCTTGCGTCCGTTGTGGACATCGCCCTTCGAAACGCATGGAGCAACTCGTACACCTGCGACTGAAATCCATTTACAAAGCATTCAAACAAAACAGCGGTTCCAACGGTCTGGAAGTCCGTGCTCCGCACACGGCTACCAAAACGTATGCGCGTTTACGCGAAAACGACGAACCTTGCGACAATCCGGATTCACTATTACAGGCTGCCGCGTCAGTGGTAGCGGCCAAACATCCGGAACTATTGACTGCACCGGAAGATGTCGAATCCCAGCTAGTCCGACTCGACTTGgaacaagaaaaagccgATGCAGCCGCGGCGGCGTTATTGGCGGAACttgaagaggaagagcacGCCGAACAAGTCAAGAAAAataagaaaaagaaacgcaaaggTCGCAACGGCAATAAGAAAAGCGAGGAAGAGGTTGACAAAAAGCTTCCAGCAAAAGAAGATCTACTTCCGCAGCCGTCCAGCCCGGAACCAGTATCAGTAGCTACGGATTTGCATGTAGTAGCTACCTCACCGTCAATACCAAACTCGCCTGATCCTCCCAAAGCTTCGGCCGTCGATTCGATGCAACAAAAGCTTTGCGACCTTGTGATGAATGAGGATATGAAAGGGTTAGAAGATTTGATGGCCTCTTTAAAGGGTGTTCCGGGACAAGCAGCCTTACGCAAAAATGCAAAAAAAGCGCTGAAACGACTACAAACACCAGAGGTAGACGCCCATATTATTGAAGCCAGAGAAATTACCACTGCTACTCTGACGACACCTTTAGACGAAGCAACCGTCCCTGATGGCGCTGCCACGCCTCCGCCTCCCACCAGCGACTTGCTTCACGTTATTTCTTATACACACAACAAATTGCCGACTCAACCTTCCAACGTCTCACATCGTGCACGCAATGCCTCCGCTACACCCAAGACGGAATGTGTCCTTCACATGGCATCCTCGATTGTCGGTTGGGTAATTGGGAAAGGCGGTCAACGTATTCGCGATCTTATGGAGGAATCCGGAGCCCGAGTTTGGATCGACCAAGAGAATCTAGGCAAAATGGATCCCCGTATTGTTTACGTTAGCGGTCATCGGAAAAACGTGGACTCGGCGGTAtatttgctgcaaaaacTCGTTGCGCAAACACCTACCGATCCTTCAGCGTCGAATCAAAACACACTCTTGGGGCTTAAAAGCGACAGCTCGTTAGATCCTGGGATTGTGCCATCGCGGCCGTCGGATTCGCACGAAGGCACGACTAGTGTGCGTGTGCAAACTTACGGTGTGCATGCTGATCGAGCCAGCGATACTACGGGCAAAGGCAATCATATTCTCACCTGCGATAAACGTTTCGTTCCTCTTTTGATTGGGAGGCGAGGATGGACAATTAAAAACATCCAGGATTCATCCGGGGCGCGTGTTGATATAGATCAGAACGTAGCACCTCCCCGTATTACAATCTCAGGTGCGGAAGAACAGGTTTCGATCGCGGTAGAAATGGTGCGGGATGTGTTGAGCTATCCACATTCGCAACTTCAAGGACGCGCTGGCAGGGATGAATGCGATCACGCGGCAGATCATGAAAGGAACACTCCCGGCGTTGAATTGCAGATGAGACTCTACTTCCACCGAAT GAACAGGAATTCTCCGCCGTCTTCGTTGATTATGCCAGACGATGTTCAGAGCAcgatttcggcttcttcttctttgtctttgactCCAGAGCCATCGACAGCGTCTTCGAACAGAACCAATTTGCACGTTCCTTCTGGACCTATGTTACCGCCCGCGTACAACGCCGGACTCTATACTTCCGGTGTCAATGCTAGATCTACTTCGTTTCAGCCAGGTTTTAATGCGTCAAACGGGCCACTTTTCACTGGCCACAGTCCGAGTATGATTCTACCGGCGGAGCAATTGTTTCGTGTGCAATCGGGTCAGTACGCAGAATTTCAGCAATCGACAAGGGATATAGGTGGCGCATCTTTATTTCCAGATCAGAATATAGGCTTTGCTGCTCCTGCTAACGTTCAGCCTCCCAACTACCTTCAGAGTCAATCTTCCTCTCCCTTTGAGTCAAATCCACTGGGATCGTACGGAAACATTCCCTCCAATCAGCAGCAAGCAGGGCTGTTTCCTCTTTCACAACCCGTATTTTCTTCCCGGAATGAACGAATTATAGGCCAGTCAACAGCTGTCGATGCGCTAAGGTCGAACTCATTGGATCCGAAAGAAAGCGCGAGTATGTGGGAACAACTGGGGGGCGCAGCGGTTTCTCAACCGGCTGTTGCTAGCGGAGGCAGTGCCGGGTTCCACTTGGATGCCGCCGTCGAATTTCTGCAGAACAGCAATTTGGGGCCACACTATTCGCCAATTTCCAGTGATGCCGATCAAAACATTGGGCAGTCGACTGGTGGATCTGTGAACCCTCAAAGATTTGGACCGTCGGCTAGGGGAAAGCGTACCCCAGCACACGGGAAGGCTGAGTCTCAGATGGTCGACAGCTTTTTCGGACCGAACAAGCAAGACATCAGGGACAACAGGGTTTTGAATGGCTTGTCAGGTCTCTCCGTTGCAGACAAAGATGTATCTACTGGTCTTTGGGGTGTCCCTATACAAGCACTGCCATCACTTGGCGAGGTGGAAGGAGCGACTATAAACAAATCCTCTGCTTTGTATGCAGCAATTCAACCGAATCTTGCGAATAAAAAAGAACAACGCCCCGAGCATTCACGCTTTAATTGGGGGCCATGA